Genomic DNA from Desulfovulcanus ferrireducens:
AGATGATTGTTATGCAGGATATAACTGATACCATGACCAATATTCAAAACCAATTATATGAAATCGTAGTCATTTCTCTGGCGGGACTTTTTCTTTTAATAGCGGTCATCTGGTTTTTTATTAAAAAAGTGGTTGTCAATCCGATCACAAACGTTGCAAACGCATTAAAAGAGATAGCTCAAGGTGAGGGAGACCTTACAGCACGTATTAAAGTTCACAGTCAGGATGAGATAGGAAGATTAGCCCAGTACTTTAATGGATTTGTGGAGAATCTCCAAACAATGATTAAAGATATTGTCGGTAACACTCGGACTTTAAATTCCTCATCTACAAATTTGTCTCAACTTTCTGTACAGATTTCCTCTGAAACTGAAAATATGTTAAATAAATCAAATACGGTAGCTGCTGCCTCTGAAGAAGTAAGCTCTAATATGAACTCTGTAGCCGCAGCCATGGAGCAAGCTTCTACAAATATAAGTTTGATTGCTACTGCTGCTCAACAGATGTCTGAAGCTATTAATGAGGTTGTTGAGCAGACAGATAAAACACGGACAATTACCTCCCAGGCCGTTTTGCAAGCTGAAAGTGCATCCGGGAAAATAGAAAAGCTGGGCAGGGCGGCCCAGGAAATTACTACTATCACCGATACCATCAAGGCCATTTCTGAACAAACCAATCTTCTGGCTCTAAACGCCACTATTGAGGCTGCACGTGCGGGAGATGCCGGTAAAGGATTCGCTGTTGTTGCCAATGAGATTAAAGAGTTGGCTAAACAGACAGCTGCCTCCAGTGAAGAGATTAAAAACAAGATTGAGGGCATTCAGGCTTCAACTAAAGGAACGGTTTCAGAAGTTGTTGAAATTTCACAAGTTATTAAAGAGGTGAACGAGGTTGTTTCGTCCATTGTAGAAGCTTTAGATAAACAGGCTGTGACTACTAATGAGATAGCCTCTAATGTTTCCGAAGCCTCTTTGGGTGTTCAAGAAGTAACGGAAAATGTAGCCAAAAGTTCTGTAGCTTCTTCAGAAATCTCCAATGAGATAACCGAAGTGAATCAAGCAACGAATAAGTTGTCTGATATGAGTGCACAGGTAAATTTAAGCGCTAAAGAGCTTCTAAACTTAGCTAGAAAGTTAGATGAGCTTGTAGGAAGATTTAAGATATAGCCAATAGGGAGAAGCAGTATGCTCACAAAAGTAAAATTTACGACTAAGCTGTTTGTTGGCGTATTGTTGA
This window encodes:
- a CDS encoding methyl-accepting chemotaxis protein, yielding MNLNNKKGTMMFGFIKQSLNVKILLLISVMSLLVFSALITFITYRQKAALINQISLSCTQEAELMKLAIEKPMVVGDDKGTKHEFKTLAQKDKKTSIYLTNYKGNITYSTNPDAVRKDFISLYPQKDITGLVASGLKEIKQSSLMTRVKNQDYFIKTITIKNEPSCYHCHGTTQPILGEMIVMQDITDTMTNIQNQLYEIVVISLAGLFLLIAVIWFFIKKVVVNPITNVANALKEIAQGEGDLTARIKVHSQDEIGRLAQYFNGFVENLQTMIKDIVGNTRTLNSSSTNLSQLSVQISSETENMLNKSNTVAAASEEVSSNMNSVAAAMEQASTNISLIATAAQQMSEAINEVVEQTDKTRTITSQAVLQAESASGKIEKLGRAAQEITTITDTIKAISEQTNLLALNATIEAARAGDAGKGFAVVANEIKELAKQTAASSEEIKNKIEGIQASTKGTVSEVVEISQVIKEVNEVVSSIVEALDKQAVTTNEIASNVSEASLGVQEVTENVAKSSVASSEISNEITEVNQATNKLSDMSAQVNLSAKELLNLARKLDELVGRFKI